One genomic segment of Caldimonas brevitalea includes these proteins:
- the hflK gene encoding FtsH protease activity modulator HflK, whose product MNTSNSYASRTSASPRFPARALAVLVAFKVAVLATAARGAQRLFNLNDPRWGRSLEPQRNEPTRNQGPGGGRNDGPPDLDEIWRDFNRRLSGMFGGRSGGPGPNGSGDGGSFPPGMRGAGISALLIGAVVLLIWLVSGFFIVQEGHQAVVMSFGRYSHTAEAGFKWRMPYPFQSHEIVPVTQLRSVEVGSNSVVQQTGLRDSSMLTQDENIVDIRFTVQYRIKDVKQYIFENRRPDDAVVQAAESAVREIVGRSNMDSVLYEQRDAIAADLVKSTQAQLDRLNAGIQVASVNVQSVQPPEQVQSDFDDAFRAGADRERLKNEAQAYANEVIPKAQGTASRLREEAKGYAARVVSQAEGDADRFNSVLTEYAKAPGVTRDRLYLDTMTHIYSNATKVLIDTRSNSNLLYLPLDKLIQQAGGGNGSSQPAAPTATPPGSTDPVPVPSSSAPVETRSRDNQRSRERESR is encoded by the coding sequence ATGAACACTAGCAACTCTTATGCGTCCCGCACCTCGGCAAGCCCGCGTTTCCCAGCGCGGGCGTTGGCCGTTCTGGTCGCATTCAAAGTCGCCGTGCTGGCGACCGCGGCCCGTGGGGCGCAGCGACTGTTCAATTTGAACGACCCGCGCTGGGGCCGCAGCCTCGAGCCGCAGCGCAACGAGCCCACACGCAACCAGGGCCCGGGCGGCGGACGCAACGACGGCCCGCCCGACCTCGACGAGATCTGGCGCGACTTCAACCGCCGCCTCAGTGGCATGTTCGGCGGCCGCTCTGGCGGGCCGGGCCCGAACGGTTCGGGCGACGGTGGTTCCTTCCCTCCCGGCATGCGGGGGGCCGGCATCAGCGCCTTGTTGATCGGCGCGGTGGTGCTGCTGATCTGGCTGGTCAGCGGTTTTTTCATCGTCCAGGAAGGCCACCAGGCGGTGGTCATGTCCTTCGGCCGCTACAGCCACACGGCGGAGGCCGGGTTCAAGTGGCGCATGCCCTATCCCTTCCAGTCGCACGAGATCGTCCCCGTGACGCAGCTGCGCTCGGTCGAGGTGGGCAGCAATTCGGTGGTGCAGCAAACCGGCTTGCGCGACTCGTCGATGCTGACGCAGGACGAAAACATCGTCGACATCCGTTTCACCGTCCAATACCGCATCAAGGACGTGAAGCAGTACATCTTCGAAAACCGCCGTCCCGACGACGCAGTGGTGCAGGCAGCCGAGTCGGCGGTGCGCGAGATCGTCGGCCGCAGCAACATGGACTCGGTGCTCTATGAGCAGCGCGATGCCATCGCGGCCGATCTGGTCAAGTCCACGCAAGCGCAGCTCGACCGGCTGAATGCGGGCATCCAGGTCGCCAGCGTCAACGTGCAGAGCGTGCAGCCGCCCGAGCAGGTGCAATCCGACTTCGACGACGCCTTCCGCGCCGGCGCCGATCGCGAGCGCCTGAAGAACGAGGCGCAGGCCTACGCCAATGAAGTGATTCCCAAGGCGCAGGGCACGGCGTCGCGACTGCGCGAAGAGGCCAAGGGTTACGCGGCCCGCGTGGTGTCGCAGGCCGAAGGTGACGCCGACCGCTTCAACAGCGTGCTGACCGAGTACGCCAAGGCACCGGGCGTCACGCGCGACCGCCTCTATCTCGACACCATGACGCACATCTATTCGAATGCCACCAAGGTGTTGATCGACACGCGCAGCAACAGCAATCTGCTCTACCTGCCGCTCGACAAGCTGATCCAGCAGGCCGGTGGCGGCAATGGCAGCAGCCAGCCTGCGGCGCCGACCGCCACGCCGCCGGGCAGCACCGACCCGGTGCCCGTGCCGTCCTCGTCTGCCCCCGTCGAGACGCGTTCGCGTGACAACCAGCGCAGCCGCGAGCGCGAAAGCCGCTGA
- the hflC gene encoding protease modulator HflC has product MNRIGLIVSTLLLLVVIAGSTLFVVDQRQFAVVYALGEIKEVIVAPGLKVKMPPPFQNVVLLDRRVQTLDSPETRPIFTAEKKSLVIDWLVKWRIVDPRQFIRNNGVDMRNAESRLAPIVQAAFNEEVTRRTVRQVLATDREKVMQDVRKRLADDAKGFGIEIVDVRTKRVDFSSNITDSVYRRMGSERKRVASELRSTGAAEGEQIRADADRQRDIIIAEAYREAEKVKGEGDAKASALYASAFGQDPQFAHFYRSLEAYRKSFRNRGDVMVLDPASNDFFRTMRGAGPAAAPRK; this is encoded by the coding sequence ATGAATCGCATCGGTTTGATTGTTTCGACCCTGCTGCTGCTGGTCGTCATCGCAGGCTCCACGCTGTTCGTCGTCGACCAGCGCCAGTTTGCGGTCGTCTATGCCCTAGGCGAAATCAAGGAAGTGATCGTCGCCCCCGGCCTCAAGGTCAAGATGCCGCCGCCGTTCCAGAACGTGGTCTTGCTCGACCGTCGCGTGCAGACGCTCGACAGCCCTGAAACGCGCCCCATCTTCACGGCCGAAAAGAAGAGCCTGGTGATCGACTGGCTGGTGAAGTGGCGCATCGTCGACCCGCGCCAGTTCATCCGCAACAACGGCGTCGACATGCGCAACGCCGAGTCGCGCCTGGCGCCTATCGTGCAGGCGGCCTTCAACGAAGAGGTGACGCGCCGCACCGTGCGCCAGGTGCTGGCCACCGACCGCGAGAAGGTGATGCAGGACGTGCGCAAGCGTTTGGCCGACGACGCCAAGGGCTTCGGTATCGAGATCGTCGACGTGCGCACCAAGCGCGTCGATTTCTCGTCCAACATCACCGACTCGGTCTACCGGCGTATGGGGTCCGAGCGCAAGCGCGTCGCCAGCGAGCTGCGCTCCACCGGGGCCGCCGAAGGCGAACAGATCCGCGCCGATGCCGACCGCCAGCGCGACATCATCATCGCCGAGGCGTACCGCGAGGCCGAGAAGGTCAAGGGTGAGGGCGATGCGAAGGCATCGGCCCTCTACGCCTCGGCGTTCGGGCAAGACCCCCAGTTCGCGCACTTCTACCGCAGCCTCGAGGCCTACCGCAAAAGCTTCCGCAACCGCGGCGACGTGATGGTGCTGGACCCGGCGAGCAACGACTTCTTCCGAACCATGCGCGGCGCCGGCCCCGCGGCAGCGCCACGCAAGTGA
- a CDS encoding DUF2065 domain-containing protein, which yields MTDALWLALALVLVFEGLLPLLSPARWRRVFEQALRLHDGQIRFLGLASVLAGLLLLGLLS from the coding sequence ATGACGGACGCCCTGTGGTTGGCGTTGGCGCTGGTGTTGGTCTTCGAAGGACTGCTGCCCCTGCTCAGCCCGGCGCGCTGGCGCCGCGTGTTTGAGCAGGCGCTGCGACTGCACGACGGCCAGATCCGCTTCCTGGGTCTGGCCAGTGTTTTGGCCGGCTTGCTGCTGTTGGGCCTGCTTAGCTGA
- a CDS encoding ATP phosphoribosyltransferase regulatory subunit yields the protein MSSAWLLPEHIADVLPSEARRIEELRRTLLDVARSYGYELVMPPLLEYLESLLSGTGRALDLRTFKLVDQLSGRTMGVRADTTPQVARIDAHLLNRKGVTRLCYCGPVLHTTPSGLQATREPLQFGAEIYGHAGLEADLEAQELALEGLQRLGLGPLILDLADTRIVRALLTGVPVDAVVLDQLYTALAAKDNAVLAELTRDFPADSRAGLLTLTRLYGDAEVLAEAERVLPAHPGIQASLADLRWLVDRIRYAHPDVRIGFDFADLSGYAYYSGARFAIYAAGCSDALVRGGRYDEVGAVFGRNRPAAGFSTDLKELAGLARVQGTRAAIRAPWGQDESLRQVIRRLREQGETVVCVLPGHEHEVQEFECDRELVSANGQWAVQPL from the coding sequence ATGTCGTCTGCTTGGCTGCTGCCCGAGCACATTGCCGATGTCTTGCCCTCCGAGGCCCGACGTATCGAGGAACTGCGCCGCACCTTGCTCGACGTGGCGCGCAGCTACGGCTATGAGCTGGTGATGCCGCCGCTGCTCGAATACCTCGAGTCGCTGCTGTCGGGCACCGGGCGCGCGCTGGATTTGCGCACCTTCAAGCTGGTGGACCAGCTCAGTGGCCGCACCATGGGTGTGCGCGCGGACACCACACCGCAAGTGGCCCGCATCGACGCCCATCTGCTGAATCGCAAAGGCGTGACGCGCTTGTGCTATTGCGGCCCGGTGCTGCACACCACACCGTCCGGCCTGCAGGCCACCCGCGAGCCGCTGCAGTTCGGGGCCGAGATCTACGGCCATGCCGGGCTGGAGGCCGACCTCGAAGCCCAGGAACTGGCCCTCGAAGGGCTGCAACGGCTCGGCCTCGGGCCGCTGATCCTCGACCTTGCCGACACCCGCATCGTGCGCGCCTTGCTGACCGGCGTGCCAGTCGATGCTGTCGTGCTCGACCAGCTCTACACGGCGCTGGCGGCCAAGGACAACGCGGTGCTCGCCGAGCTGACGCGCGACTTTCCGGCCGACAGCCGTGCTGGCCTGCTGACGCTGACACGGCTGTACGGCGACGCCGAGGTGCTGGCCGAAGCCGAGCGCGTATTGCCGGCGCACCCCGGCATCCAGGCCTCGCTGGCCGATCTGCGTTGGTTGGTCGACCGCATCCGCTATGCCCACCCCGATGTCCGCATCGGCTTCGACTTTGCCGATCTGAGCGGTTATGCCTATTACAGCGGCGCCCGTTTCGCGATCTACGCTGCGGGCTGCAGCGACGCGCTGGTGCGCGGCGGTCGCTACGACGAGGTGGGCGCGGTGTTCGGTCGCAACCGGCCGGCGGCCGGTTTCAGCACCGACCTCAAGGAATTGGCGGGTTTGGCCCGCGTCCAAGGCACCCGCGCGGCCATCCGCGCGCCGTGGGGCCAGGACGAGAGCCTTCGACAGGTGATTCGCCGACTGCGGGAGCAGGGCGAGACGGTGGTTTGCGTGCTGCCGGGGCACGAGCACGAGGTGCAAGAGTTCGAGTGCGACCGCGAGCTCGTGTCGGCGAACGGCCAATGGGCCGTTCAGCCTCTCTGA
- a CDS encoding adenylosuccinate synthase: protein MTQQDRGRNVVVIGTQWGDEGKGKVVDWLTDHAGGVVRFQGGHNAGHTLVIKGKKTALQLIPSGIMRDGVACYIGNGVVVDPSHLLLEIERLEAAGLEVRSRLFISESCPLILPFHVEIDRAREALRESSGAGKIGTTGKGIGPAYEDKVARRALRVQDLKHPERFAKKLRELLELHNFVLKGYLHAEALEFQPIFDHAMKVAEQLKPMLADVGVRIAEINQRGANVLFEGAQGTLLDIDHGTYPYVTSSNCVAGNAAAGSGVGPDKLHYILGITKAYTTRVGSGPFPTELPIDEAGTIGHHLSTVGQERGTVTGRARRCGWLDAAALKRSILINGVSGLCITKLDVLDGLSEIQVCVGYQLGAERVDILPLDADDIVACRPIYESFPGWSDSTAGVTQWEQLPLNARRYLERVQEIVGAPIDMVSTGPDRDHTILLRHPYKA, encoded by the coding sequence ATGACGCAGCAAGACCGTGGGCGCAACGTCGTCGTGATCGGCACCCAGTGGGGTGACGAAGGCAAGGGCAAGGTGGTGGACTGGTTGACCGACCACGCGGGTGGCGTGGTGCGCTTCCAGGGGGGGCACAACGCCGGCCATACGCTGGTCATCAAGGGCAAGAAGACCGCGCTGCAGCTGATCCCGTCGGGCATCATGCGCGACGGCGTGGCCTGCTACATCGGCAATGGTGTGGTGGTCGACCCGTCGCATCTGCTGCTCGAGATCGAGCGGCTCGAAGCCGCCGGTCTGGAGGTGCGCTCGCGCCTGTTCATCAGCGAGTCGTGCCCGCTGATCCTGCCGTTCCACGTCGAGATCGACCGTGCCCGCGAGGCGCTGCGGGAGTCGAGCGGTGCCGGCAAGATCGGCACCACCGGCAAGGGCATCGGCCCTGCCTATGAAGACAAGGTGGCCCGGCGTGCGCTGCGGGTGCAGGACCTGAAGCATCCCGAGCGTTTCGCGAAGAAGCTGCGCGAGCTGCTGGAGCTGCACAACTTCGTGCTGAAGGGCTACCTGCACGCCGAGGCGCTCGAGTTCCAACCGATCTTCGACCACGCCATGAAGGTGGCCGAGCAGCTCAAGCCCATGCTCGCCGACGTCGGCGTGCGCATCGCCGAGATCAACCAGCGCGGCGCCAACGTGCTGTTCGAAGGCGCGCAAGGCACGCTGCTGGACATCGATCACGGCACCTATCCCTACGTCACGTCGAGCAACTGCGTCGCGGGCAACGCGGCGGCCGGCTCCGGCGTCGGCCCCGACAAGCTGCACTACATCCTCGGCATCACCAAGGCCTATACCACCCGTGTGGGGAGCGGCCCGTTCCCGACCGAGTTGCCGATCGACGAGGCGGGCACGATCGGTCACCACCTGTCGACCGTGGGCCAGGAGCGGGGCACGGTGACCGGCCGCGCGCGTCGTTGCGGCTGGCTCGACGCCGCAGCCCTGAAGCGTTCGATCCTGATCAACGGCGTGTCGGGCCTGTGCATCACCAAGCTCGACGTGCTCGACGGCCTGAGCGAGATCCAGGTGTGCGTGGGCTACCAACTCGGCGCCGAACGTGTCGACATCTTGCCGTTGGATGCCGATGACATCGTGGCCTGCCGGCCGATCTACGAAAGCTTTCCGGGTTGGAGCGACAGCACCGCCGGCGTGACGCAGTGGGAGCAATTGCCGCTCAATGCACGTCGTTACCTCGAAAGGGTTCAGGAAATCGTCGGCGCGCCGATAGACATGGTGTCGACCGGCCCGGACCGCGACCACACCATCCTGCTGCGTCACCCGTACAAGGCGTGA
- a CDS encoding phosphoribosyltransferase, whose translation MLTDDGKHLYVSWDEYHMLIERLALKVHNSGWQFDQILCLARGGMRPGDILSRVFDKPLAIMSTSSYRAEAGTIQGRLDMAKYITMPKGELAGRVLLVDDLADSGITLRAVVERLRGTPSIRELRSAVIWVKGVSTYTPDYFVENLPTSPWIHQPFEDYDALRPEGLAKKYEV comes from the coding sequence ATGCTGACCGACGACGGCAAACATCTCTACGTCTCCTGGGACGAGTACCACATGCTCATCGAGCGCCTCGCGCTCAAGGTGCACAACTCGGGGTGGCAGTTCGACCAAATCCTGTGCCTGGCCCGTGGTGGCATGCGCCCCGGCGACATCCTGTCGCGCGTGTTCGACAAGCCTTTGGCCATCATGTCGACCAGTTCTTACCGGGCCGAGGCGGGCACGATCCAGGGCCGGCTCGACATGGCCAAGTACATCACGATGCCCAAGGGCGAGTTGGCCGGACGCGTGCTGCTGGTCGACGACCTGGCCGACTCCGGCATCACGCTGCGCGCGGTGGTCGAGCGCCTGCGCGGCACGCCTTCGATCCGCGAACTGCGCTCGGCGGTGATCTGGGTGAAGGGCGTGTCGACCTACACGCCCGACTATTTCGTCGAGAACCTGCCCACCAGCCCCTGGATCCATCAACCCTTCGAGGATTACGACGCGCTGCGGCCCGAGGGCTTGGCCAAGAAGTACGAAGTGTGA
- the rnr gene encoding ribonuclease R, translated as MSEVEGTVQGHRDGHGFLLRDNREADVYLSPQEMRAVLHRDRVRVRIIRYDRRGRPEGRVLEILERKKSPIIGRLLHESGAWIVAPEDKRYGQDILIPKNAILDAQAGQVVAVELTEPPSLYSQPVGRVTEVLGEIDDPGMEIEIAVRKYEVPHQFSPETLAQAAKLPDSIRTADCKHRIDLRDVPLVTIDGEDARDFDDAVYCEPAKVGRTKGWRLVVAIADVSHYVKPGEPLDVDAYERATSVYFPRRVIPMLPEKLSNGLCSLNPDEDRLAMVCDMLINAKGELHAYQFFPAVMRSHARFTYTEVAAILGNTRGPEAERRRELVPHLLHLHEVYRALLRQRAERGAVDFETTETQIVCDDNGRIEKIVPRVRNEAHRLIEESMLAANVCSADFIARANHPALFRVHEGPTPEKRTILQNYLKALGIGMGISDDPKPAEFQALAQATKERPDAQQIHTMLLRSMQQAIYTPANSGHFGLAYEAYTHFTSPIRRYPDLLVHRVIKALLLGKRYTLGGVPSEEAPKRSRKTPAHETAQWEAAGIHCSTCERRADEASRDVEAWLKCKFMREHLGEEYSGTISAVTTFGLFVQLDALYVEGLVHITELGGEYYRFDEVRQELRGERTGVRYAVGGRVRVQVSRVDLDGRKIDFRMVRETEDERLISRAMRDKGGGKQAELKGVQEADREVKARGRAAGKGSTGGKRGGGAKAHPLQAAKSAAKKARSRRS; from the coding sequence ATGAGCGAAGTCGAAGGCACAGTTCAAGGCCACCGCGATGGCCACGGCTTCTTGCTGCGGGACAATCGTGAAGCCGATGTTTATCTCTCGCCGCAGGAAATGCGCGCCGTCCTGCACCGCGACCGGGTCCGCGTGCGCATCATCCGCTACGACCGGCGCGGACGGCCCGAAGGCCGTGTGCTCGAGATCCTGGAGCGCAAGAAGTCGCCCATCATCGGCCGCCTCTTGCACGAGAGTGGCGCCTGGATCGTGGCGCCGGAAGACAAGCGCTACGGCCAGGACATCCTGATTCCGAAAAACGCCATCCTCGACGCGCAAGCCGGGCAGGTGGTGGCGGTCGAACTGACCGAGCCGCCGTCGCTGTATTCGCAACCGGTGGGCCGTGTCACCGAGGTGCTCGGCGAGATCGACGACCCGGGCATGGAGATCGAGATCGCGGTGCGCAAATACGAAGTGCCGCATCAGTTCTCGCCCGAAACGCTGGCCCAGGCCGCCAAGCTGCCCGACAGCATCCGCACCGCCGACTGCAAGCACCGCATCGACCTGCGCGACGTTCCCCTCGTGACCATCGACGGCGAAGACGCGCGCGATTTCGACGATGCCGTTTACTGCGAGCCCGCCAAGGTCGGCCGCACCAAGGGTTGGCGCCTGGTGGTGGCGATCGCCGACGTCAGCCACTATGTGAAGCCCGGCGAGCCGCTGGACGTCGACGCTTATGAGCGCGCCACCTCGGTCTACTTCCCGCGCCGCGTGATTCCCATGCTGCCCGAGAAGCTGTCCAACGGACTGTGTTCGTTGAACCCGGACGAAGACCGGCTGGCGATGGTCTGCGACATGCTGATCAACGCCAAGGGTGAGCTTCACGCCTACCAGTTCTTCCCGGCGGTGATGCGCTCGCATGCCCGCTTCACGTATACCGAAGTGGCCGCCATCCTCGGCAACACCCGAGGCCCCGAGGCCGAACGCCGTCGTGAGCTGGTGCCCCATCTGCTGCACCTGCACGAGGTCTACCGCGCGCTGCTGCGCCAGCGGGCCGAGCGCGGTGCGGTCGACTTCGAGACCACCGAAACGCAGATCGTCTGCGACGACAACGGCCGCATCGAGAAGATCGTGCCGCGGGTGCGCAACGAGGCCCACCGTCTGATCGAAGAGTCGATGCTGGCGGCCAACGTCTGCTCGGCCGACTTCATCGCCCGCGCCAACCATCCGGCGCTGTTTCGCGTGCACGAAGGCCCGACGCCCGAGAAGCGCACGATCTTGCAGAACTATCTGAAGGCGCTGGGCATCGGCATGGGCATCAGCGACGATCCCAAGCCGGCCGAGTTCCAGGCGCTGGCGCAGGCCACCAAGGAGCGGCCCGACGCCCAGCAGATCCACACCATGCTGCTGCGCTCGATGCAGCAAGCCATCTATACGCCGGCCAACAGCGGCCACTTCGGGCTGGCCTACGAGGCCTATACGCACTTCACCAGCCCGATCCGCCGCTATCCTGATCTGCTGGTGCACCGGGTCATCAAGGCCTTGCTGCTGGGCAAGCGCTACACGCTGGGCGGTGTGCCGAGCGAAGAAGCGCCCAAGCGCAGCCGCAAGACGCCCGCGCACGAGACTGCGCAGTGGGAAGCCGCTGGCATCCATTGCAGCACCTGCGAGCGGCGCGCCGACGAAGCCTCGCGTGACGTCGAAGCCTGGCTCAAGTGCAAGTTCATGCGCGAGCACCTCGGCGAGGAGTACAGCGGCACGATCAGCGCGGTCACGACCTTCGGGTTGTTTGTGCAGCTCGACGCCTTGTACGTCGAAGGCCTGGTGCACATCACCGAGCTGGGGGGCGAGTACTACCGCTTCGACGAAGTGCGCCAGGAACTGCGTGGCGAGCGCACCGGGGTGCGCTATGCCGTGGGTGGGCGGGTGCGGGTGCAGGTCAGCCGTGTCGACCTCGACGGCCGCAAGATCGACTTCCGCATGGTGCGCGAGACCGAAGACGAGCGCCTCATCTCGCGCGCGATGCGCGACAAGGGCGGTGGCAAGCAGGCCGAACTCAAGGGCGTGCAGGAGGCCGACCGTGAAGTGAAGGCGCGCGGGCGGGCGGCTGGCAAGGGCAGCACGGGCGGCAAGCGCGGGGGTGGTGCCAAGGCGCACCCGCTGCAGGCGGCCAAGAGCGCCGCGAAAAAGGCGCGCTCACGGCGGTCTTGA